Proteins encoded in a region of the Onychostoma macrolepis isolate SWU-2019 chromosome 20, ASM1243209v1, whole genome shotgun sequence genome:
- the LOC131526948 gene encoding uncharacterized protein LOC131526948: MTSVSPLRCKAMCLPHDLSPPPLSCQALPLPHTLSPPRSIPPSPVGSSALASPRSIPPSLVGSPALSPPRSIPSSPVGFPALSPHRSIPPSPVGSPVLSPPRSIPPCPVGSPSLSPPNSLPPSPLCSTALSTNRGHPHSPLTSAGEAVQASATDTVIETCVREAWKGKKSICTPFQNWAIQGVL; encoded by the exons atgacttCAGTCTCTCCACTCCGCTGCAAAGCCATGTGTCTGCCTCATGacctctctcctcctcctctcagCTGCCAAGCCCTGCCTTTACCTCACACACTGTCTCCACCTCGCAGCATCCCTCCGTCTCCAGTGGGCTCCTCAGCGCTGGCTTCACCTCGCAGCATCCCTCCGTCTCTAGTGGGCTCCCCAGCGCTGTCTCCACCTCGCAGCATCCCTTCGTCTCCAGTGGGCTTCCCAGCGCTGTCTCCACATCGCAGCATCCCTCCGTCTCCAGTGGGCTCCCCAGTGCTGTCTCCACCTCGCAGCATCCCTCCATGTCCAGTGGGCTCCCCATCATTGTCTCCTCCTAACAGCCTCCCTCCATCTCCATTATGCTCCACGGCACTGTCTACAAATCGTGGACATCCTCATTCTCCACTCACCTCTGCAGGAGAGGCTGTCCAGGCATCAGCCACAGACACCGTTATAGaaacat GTGTGAGAGAGGCctggaaaggaaaaaaaagtatatgtaCTCCCTTCCAAAATTGGGCCATTCAAGGTGTACTTTGA